One window of the Sebastes umbrosus isolate fSebUmb1 chromosome 1, fSebUmb1.pri, whole genome shotgun sequence genome contains the following:
- the parp3 gene encoding protein mono-ADP-ribosyltransferase PARP3 isoform X1, with translation MPPKRRAATKAKAGGKKVKQEPETPKPKDAFTSAKEALLAAGPEVKGKRKVDDYCMLSKSVEVYEDYDCMLNQTNIGHNNNKFYVIQVVKEKNSYYTWNRWGRVGESGQSKLNKFADAEKAIKDFEKKFKDKTKNNWDDRADFVSHSGKYTLIEVDGDQDAEVKVDTVDGKSVKVTKDILDCTLDASTKKLVELIFSNDMFKEAMECMNLDIKKMPLGKLSKVQIAKGFEVLEEIEAAMNQKSRNARLEELSSKFFTTIPHNFGRNRPPTINDKEIVEKKKEMLMVLADIEMAQTLKSETEKAQEEMIETVPHPLDQDYNSLKCSLKLLDKDTENFKIIEKYLKATGGGYRNPKIVNVWDVDRETEGERFRENDSLENRRLLWHGTNIAVVAAILKSGLRIMPHSGGRVGRGIYFASENSKSAGYVCTSKNTGVMFLSEVALGKECTITADNCSLKKAPAGHDSVVARGSVEPDPSKDIFITLEGKKVAVPQGKPIAQPQFSDSHFSNSEYLIYKESQCCLRYLLELHMQ, from the exons ATGCCACCAAAGAGACGTGCTGCTACTAAAGCCAAGGCAGGTGGCAAAAAGGTGAAACAAGAGCCTGAGACACCAAAACCAAAGGATGCCTTCACCTCTGCAAAAGAGGCCCTTCTGGCTGCAGGGCCAGAGGTAAAAGGCAAGAGGAAGGTGGATGATTACTGCATGCTGTCAAAATCTGTAGAG GTATATGAGGACTATGATTGCATGCTCAATCAGACCAACATTGGGCATAACAATAACAAGTTTTATGTCATTCAAGTTGTTAAAGAAAAGAACAGCTATTACACATGGAACAGATGGGGTAGAGTG GGGGAATCGGGACAAAGTAAACTTAACAAGTTTGCTGATGCTGAGAAGGCTATCAAGGACTTTGAGAAAAAGTTTAAGGACAAGACCAAGAACAACTGGGACGATCGGGCAGACTTTGTGTCTCACTCTGGGAAGTACACCCTGATCGAGGTGGATGGAGACCAGGATGCTGAGGTCAAG gTAGACACTGTCGATGGAAAGTCTGTCAAAGTCACAAAAGACATCCTAGATTGCACCCTTGACGCCTCTACCAAGAAGCTCGTCGAGCTCATTTTCAGCAATGACATGTTCAAGGAGGCCATGGAATGTATGAACCTAG ACATCAAGAAGATGCCTTTGGGCAAGCTCAGTAAGGTTCAGATTGCAAAGGGCTTTGAAGTGTTGGAGGAGATCGAGGCAGCCATGAACCAAAAAAGCAGAAACGCACGTCTGGAAGAACTTTCCTCAAAGTTCTTCACCACAATCCCACACAACTTTGGCCGGAACAGACCGCCAACCATCAACGACAAAGAGAttgtggagaagaagaaagagatgcTTATG GTGCTGGCTGACATCGAGATGGCCCAGACTCTGAAGTCAGAGACTGAAAAGGCTCAGGAAGAGATGATAGAGACAGTTCCTCACCCGCTAGACCAGGACTACAATTCTCTCAAATGCAGCCTCAAACTATTGGACAAGGATACAGAAAATTTCAAG ATCATAGAAAAATACCTGAAAGCGACTGGAGGTGGCTATCGTAACCCAAAAATCGTTAATGTTTGGGACGTCGATCGAGAGACAGAG GGTGAGCGGTTTAGAGAGAACGACAGTCTGGAGAACCGCCGTCTGCTGTGGCACGGCACAAACATAGCGGTGGTGGCAGCTATCCTGAAGAGTGGTCTGAGGATAATGCCCCACTCAGGAGGCCGTGTTGGTCGTGGTATCTATTTTGCATCTGAGAACAGCAAGTCTGCGGGTTACG TGTGCACCTCTAAAAATACCGGAGTGATGTTTTTAAGCGAGGTTGCCCTCGGCAAAGAATGTACCATCACTGCAGACAACTGCTCCTTGAAGAAGGCCCCTGCAGGCCATGATAGTGTGGTGGCACGAGGATCAGTGGAGCCAG ATCCATCCAAAGACATCTTCATCACCCTGGAGGGCAAGAAGGTTGCTGTGCCTCAGGGTAAGCCCATAGCTCAGCCCCAGTTCTCAGACAGCCACTTCAGCAACAGTGAATATCTCATCTACAAAGAGAGCCAGTGTTGCCTTCGCTACCTGCTGGAGCTTCACATGCAGTAA
- the parp3 gene encoding protein mono-ADP-ribosyltransferase PARP3 isoform X2 — translation MPPKRRAATKAKAGGKKVKQEPETPKPKDAFTSAKEALLAAGPEVKGKRKVDDYCMLSKSEVYEDYDCMLNQTNIGHNNNKFYVIQVVKEKNSYYTWNRWGRVGESGQSKLNKFADAEKAIKDFEKKFKDKTKNNWDDRADFVSHSGKYTLIEVDGDQDAEVKVDTVDGKSVKVTKDILDCTLDASTKKLVELIFSNDMFKEAMECMNLDIKKMPLGKLSKVQIAKGFEVLEEIEAAMNQKSRNARLEELSSKFFTTIPHNFGRNRPPTINDKEIVEKKKEMLMVLADIEMAQTLKSETEKAQEEMIETVPHPLDQDYNSLKCSLKLLDKDTENFKIIEKYLKATGGGYRNPKIVNVWDVDRETEGERFRENDSLENRRLLWHGTNIAVVAAILKSGLRIMPHSGGRVGRGIYFASENSKSAGYVCTSKNTGVMFLSEVALGKECTITADNCSLKKAPAGHDSVVARGSVEPDPSKDIFITLEGKKVAVPQGKPIAQPQFSDSHFSNSEYLIYKESQCCLRYLLELHMQ, via the exons ATGCCACCAAAGAGACGTGCTGCTACTAAAGCCAAGGCAGGTGGCAAAAAGGTGAAACAAGAGCCTGAGACACCAAAACCAAAGGATGCCTTCACCTCTGCAAAAGAGGCCCTTCTGGCTGCAGGGCCAGAGGTAAAAGGCAAGAGGAAGGTGGATGATTACTGCATGCTGTCAAAATCTG AGGTATATGAGGACTATGATTGCATGCTCAATCAGACCAACATTGGGCATAACAATAACAAGTTTTATGTCATTCAAGTTGTTAAAGAAAAGAACAGCTATTACACATGGAACAGATGGGGTAGAGTG GGGGAATCGGGACAAAGTAAACTTAACAAGTTTGCTGATGCTGAGAAGGCTATCAAGGACTTTGAGAAAAAGTTTAAGGACAAGACCAAGAACAACTGGGACGATCGGGCAGACTTTGTGTCTCACTCTGGGAAGTACACCCTGATCGAGGTGGATGGAGACCAGGATGCTGAGGTCAAG gTAGACACTGTCGATGGAAAGTCTGTCAAAGTCACAAAAGACATCCTAGATTGCACCCTTGACGCCTCTACCAAGAAGCTCGTCGAGCTCATTTTCAGCAATGACATGTTCAAGGAGGCCATGGAATGTATGAACCTAG ACATCAAGAAGATGCCTTTGGGCAAGCTCAGTAAGGTTCAGATTGCAAAGGGCTTTGAAGTGTTGGAGGAGATCGAGGCAGCCATGAACCAAAAAAGCAGAAACGCACGTCTGGAAGAACTTTCCTCAAAGTTCTTCACCACAATCCCACACAACTTTGGCCGGAACAGACCGCCAACCATCAACGACAAAGAGAttgtggagaagaagaaagagatgcTTATG GTGCTGGCTGACATCGAGATGGCCCAGACTCTGAAGTCAGAGACTGAAAAGGCTCAGGAAGAGATGATAGAGACAGTTCCTCACCCGCTAGACCAGGACTACAATTCTCTCAAATGCAGCCTCAAACTATTGGACAAGGATACAGAAAATTTCAAG ATCATAGAAAAATACCTGAAAGCGACTGGAGGTGGCTATCGTAACCCAAAAATCGTTAATGTTTGGGACGTCGATCGAGAGACAGAG GGTGAGCGGTTTAGAGAGAACGACAGTCTGGAGAACCGCCGTCTGCTGTGGCACGGCACAAACATAGCGGTGGTGGCAGCTATCCTGAAGAGTGGTCTGAGGATAATGCCCCACTCAGGAGGCCGTGTTGGTCGTGGTATCTATTTTGCATCTGAGAACAGCAAGTCTGCGGGTTACG TGTGCACCTCTAAAAATACCGGAGTGATGTTTTTAAGCGAGGTTGCCCTCGGCAAAGAATGTACCATCACTGCAGACAACTGCTCCTTGAAGAAGGCCCCTGCAGGCCATGATAGTGTGGTGGCACGAGGATCAGTGGAGCCAG ATCCATCCAAAGACATCTTCATCACCCTGGAGGGCAAGAAGGTTGCTGTGCCTCAGGGTAAGCCCATAGCTCAGCCCCAGTTCTCAGACAGCCACTTCAGCAACAGTGAATATCTCATCTACAAAGAGAGCCAGTGTTGCCTTCGCTACCTGCTGGAGCTTCACATGCAGTAA
- the grm2a gene encoding glutamate receptor, metabotropic 2a → MSLGRSPVLGVRPVPRPLSLSHLSLLCFCVSLFAQAPHGLPVVGYNTDSKREITLEGDLMIGGLFPVHQKGEGAEDCGKINAQRGIQRLEAMLLALDEINKDERFLPGIRLGAHILDTCSKDTYALEQSLEFVRASLTKVDDSEYTCPDGSYAIHDDVPLAISGVIGGSYSDVSIQVANLLRLFQIPQISYASTSAKLSDKTRYDFFARTVPPDFYQAKAMAEILRYFNWTYVSTVASEGDYGETGIDAFQQEARARQICIATSAKVSRSMSRWSYENVIRSLQQKSNAKVVILFTRSEDARELLVAANRMNVSFTWVASDGWGAQESVVRGSEAVAEGAFTIELASYPIPQFNDYFTSLHPYNNTRNPWFREFWENQFQCSLHDLGCGKHSLRETPFQPESKIMFVMNAVYAMAAALHNMRQALCPNSTKVCEALKPGNGRKFYRDYILKVKFEAPFRPPETENVVRFDNFGDSLGRYNIFHYHKEDGRYVYRKVGYWAQSLILNTSLIPWADQVAPTSQCSDPCRKNEVKSMQPGDVCCWICIPCQPYQYLQDEFTCADCSFGKWPLANLTGCYDLPEEYIRWEDAWAIGPVTISFLGMMCTLFVIGLFLKHNETPVVKASGRELSYILLLGVLMCYSMTFIYIAKPSTAVCTLRRLGLGTSFAVCYSALLTKTNRIARIFSGVKDGAQRPRFISPASQVAICGALISCQLVVVVVWLLVETPGVRKEVSPERRDVVTLKCNSKDSSMLVSLTYNCILIILCTVYAFKTRKCPENFNEAKFIGFTMYTTCIIWLAFQPIFYVTASDYRVQTTTMCISVSLSGSVVLGCLFAPKVHIILFQPQKNVCNLRTATTRFSVTTGPGSSFSQASASNVVPTVCNGREVVDSTTSSL, encoded by the exons ATGTCATTGGGGAGATCCCCTGTGTTGGGGGTGCGCCCTGTGCCCCGACCCCTCTCGCTGTCCCACCTCAGCCTGCTGTgcttctgtgtgtctctcttcgCCCAGGCTCCCCACGGTTTGCCTGTGGTGGGTTATAACACTGACTCCAAGAGGGAGATCACGCTGGAAGGAGATTTGATGATTGGCGGCCTTTTCCCTGTGCACCAGAAGGGCGAGGGAGCGGAGGACTGTGGGAAGATCAATGCTCAGAGAGGGATCCAGAGACTGGAGGCCATGCTGCTGGCACTGGATGAAATCAACAAGGACGAGCGCTTCCTGCCTGGGATCAGACTGGGAGCTCATATACTGGACACATGCTCTAAGGACACCTACGCTCTGGAGCAGTCTCTGGAGTTTGTCAGGGCCTCCCTCACCAAAGTGGATGACAGTGAGTACACATGCCCCGACGGCTCCTACGCCATCCACGATGACGTCCCTCTCGCTATCTCCGGGGTCATCGGAGGCTCCTACAGCGATGTCTCCATtcag GTGGCCAACCTGCTGCGACTCTTCCAGATCCCTCAGATCAGCTATGCTTCCACCAGTGCCAAGCTCAGCGACAAGACCCGCTACGACTTCTTTGCCCGCACCGTGCCCCCTGACTTCTACCAGGCCAAGGCCATGGCAGAAATCCTGCGTTACTTCAACTGGACGTACGTATCGACGGTGGCATCGGAAGGTGACTATGGTGAGACTGGCATTGACGCCTTCCAGCAGGAGGCTCGTGCCCGTCAGATATGCATTGCCACTTCAGCCAAGGTGAGCCGCTCCATGAGCCGCTGGAGTTATGAGAACGTGATCCGCTCCCTGCAGCAGAAGTCCAACGCCAAGGTGGTCATCCTGTTCACGCGCAGCGAAGATGCCCGCGAGCTGCTGGTGGCAGCCAACCGCATGAACGTCAGCTTCACCTGGGTGGCCAGTGATGGCTGGGGAGCACAGGAGAGCGTGGTGAGAGGCAGCGAGGCAGTGGCCGAAGGGGCTTTCACCATCGAACTGGCTTCGTATCCGATCCCACAGTTTAATGACTACTTCACTTCCCTGCACCCGTACAACAACACCAGGAATCCCTGGTTCAGAGAGTTTTGGGAAAACCAGTTCCAATGCAGCCTCCATGATCTGGGCTGCGGGAAGCACTCACTTCGCGAGACTCCGTTTCAGCCAGAATCCAAGATCATGTTTGTAATGAATGCTGTCTATGCAATGGCTGCTGCCTTACACAACATGAGGCAGGCCTTATGCCCCAACTCCACCAAGGTGTGTGAGGCTCTCAAACCTGGCAACGGCAGAAAGTTTTACAGGGACTACATTCTCAAAGTCAAGTTTGAGG CTCCATTTCGTCCACCAGAAACAGAGAACGTAGTCCGCTTTGATAATTTCGGGGACAGCCTCGGCCGTTACAACATTTTCCACTACCACAAAGAAGACGGACGTTACGTCTACCGTAAGGTCGGCTACTGGGCTCAGAGCCTGATCCTGAACACCAGCCTGATCCCCTGGGCTGACCAGGTTGCCCCGACCTCCCAGTGCAGCGACCCCTGCCGGAAGAACGAGGTGAAGAGTATGCAGCCTGGAGATGTGTGCTGCTGGATCTGTATCCCCTGTCAGCCCTACCAGTACCTGCAGGATGAGTTCACCTGCGCTGACTGCAGCTTCGGAAAGTGGCCTCTGGCCAACCTGACAGGCTGTTATGATCTGCCCGAGGAGTACATCCGCTGGGAAGATGCCTGGGCCATTGGACCCGTCACCATTTCCTTTCTGGGGATGATGTGTACGCTCTTCGTCATTGGCCTCTTCCTCAAACACAATGAGACACCCGTGGTGAAGGCCAGTGGCCGTGAGCTCTCTTACATTCTTCTGCTGGGAGTGTTGATGTGTTATAGCATGACCTTCATCTACATTGCCAAACCGTCCACGGCAGTTTGCACACTGCGTCGGCTCGGCTTAGGCACCTCATTCGCCGTGTGCTACTCGGCCCTCCTAACCAAGACCAATCGCATTGCTCGGATCTTCAGCGGGGTGAAGGATGGAGCACAGCGGCCTCGATTTATCAGCCCGGCCTCCCAGGTTGCCATCTGCGGCGCTCTGATCTCCTGCCAGCTGGTCGTGGTGGTGGTCTGGCTGCTGGTGGAGACCCCAGGGGTGAGAAAGGAAGTGAGCCCGGAGAGGAGAGACGTGGTCACCCTCAAGTGTAACAGCAAGGACTCCAGCATGCTTGTGTCGCTCACCTACAACTGCATCCTCATTATCCTGTGCACGGTCTACGCCTTCAAGACCCGCAAATGCCCCGAGAATTTCAACGAGGCCAAGTTCATCGGGTTCACCATGTACACCACCTGCATCATCTGGCTGGCTTTCCAGCCTATTTTCTACGTTACTGCCAGTGACTACAGG gTGCAGACAACCACCATGTGCATCTCGGTCAGTCTGAGTGGGTCGGTGGTGTTGGGCTGCCTCTTCGCTCCCAAAGTCCACATCATCCTGTTCCAGCCGCAGAAGAATGTCTGCAATCTCAGAACGGCCACCACCCGCTTCAGCGTCACCACCGGCCCCGGCTCCAGTTTCTCTCAAG CATCAGCCTCCAATGTTGTTCCAACAGTGTGTAACGGACGAGAGGTGGTGGACTCCACAACGTCCTCCTTGTGA